CCGTCAGGAACGCCCGCACCTGCTCTGCGTCAATGGCCACCTTGCGCCTCATGGTGGATGCACTCTTTGCCCGACTGCCACCTCCGCCGCACTCAGTTACCGAGCGAGCGCATGCTGATCAACTCGCTAAATGAGGGGATCCTTCAGGTACGGGCCAGCACAGGCTGGCGGTCACGCGATGATGGTCGGCGGCCCCGGATGGTTGGGGTCATGCGCCGGTGGGTCCTGGATGCCCGGCTCCACCTCCGGGTCCTGTAGGGGCGGAGGGGGTTCCCGGCGTTTGGGCTCGCCCGGAGGTGGATCCTTCTCCGGCACGGGCGGCCGGGGCGGATCAATCTCAGGCGTGGGCTTCGGTTCCGGCTCCTTCACCGGCTTCGTGGGCGGATTCGTCTGTGGATTCGTCGGCATGTGCTTCCACACTGCGCATGCCGCTCCCCCAGGGAACCACCGCGTCCGCCCCGATGGGCGCAGGTGCGTGGTTTTCGACAGGTGCGGGGGGCTCCTCGCGACGGGCGTGGGCCCAGACCTCCACCACCGGCTCGATGCGCGGGGTGAGCTGGAGCATGGAGCTGGGGAAGCACCGCGCCGGCAACCGGGCGAAGAGCTGTCGCGCGTCCTCCGCCTCCCGTGGACTGCCCACGGCCACGTGCGGCCGGACGATGAGGTCGGTGAAGTGGGCGGCCTCTTCAGGGCTCCCGCTCACCAGCCGGGCCGTGGCGGAGCTCTGGTAGAAGAGCACGCCCACGCCCGCCTCCCGGGCCGCGTCCAGGAACGCGTGCAGCGTGCGACCCTCTACCGCGCCCACGAGCAGTGCCTCCGGGTCCCACCGTCCGTCCACGGGCCCGTCTTGCTGGCTGCACAGCGGGCGGCCAATCGGAACGGGGGGCGCATGGTCGCTCGTCAGCACCGCGCCCCGGTCCCCCTGCCAGTAGAGGCGCGTTTCGTACTCGGTGATGGAAGCGGAGGTCATCGGGCATCTCCTCGGCGAAGGGGGGCATGCACCATGCGCCTTCAACAGCCATGCTCGGGCAATGCTTCACATCCCGCCAGACCCTGCCCCGCGGGGCGAGTCCCCCCAGGTGGGCCGGTGATCGCGGGGCCACACGCAGACTGACCCGGGATGCGGAGCGCTTACAACAGCCCTTTCGGACGATTCCGACTCCGCTGCCGTTGCTCCACATCACGCGCCTCAATGCCTGACATGGGGGGCGGCATGAATGCGATGCGACGCGGTGGGGGAGCGGGTCCGTTGACTGTATGGCTTTACGAGGGCTTCCAGGGCCGTACGGCCTGAGGGGAGCGCGCTCTCCCCAAGGGACACGCCCTACGCCTGGAGGCCCGCCCGTGGACGGTGGGCCGCCCTCCAGTCGCATGGCCGCCCTGGGGGCGGAGCCCCTTCTTGAGCATGTCCATGCACGAACGACCTGAGGCACTGATGGCCGAGGCCTATGCGAGTCAGCTCATCCAGGCACCCGCGGACGTGGTCTGGGACCGCGTGGGAGGCTTTGACAGCCTTCCCCGCTGGCACCCGGGCGTCGTCACCAGCGAGCGGGTGACGCGCCCCGACTCCGGCCCCTTGCGCCGGCTCACCACGCGCGACGGCGAGGTGTACCTGGAGGCGCGGTTGGCCTACGACGCGCATGCGCGCAGCTACGCGTACGAGATGGTGGAGGGCGCGCTGCCCGTGCGCGACTTCGTGGCGAAGCTGCGGGTGACGCCGGTGACGGCGACCGGGCAGACCTTCGTGGAGTGGCACGCGACCTTCAGGCTGGCGCCGGGTCACGAGGGCGAGGCGGCGGCGCTGAGCCAGTGGATCCGCGAGGAGTTCTTCGCACGGGGCCTGCGGGGACTGGCGCACACCTTCCTGCCGCCTCCGCCCCGGGTGTCGGCGCCGGAGCTGGAGTGGCGGCGCTGAGCGGCGGCGTTCACAGCCGCTGGAGGAAGCGCAGCAGATCCTTCTTCTGAGCGGGGCTGAGGGACTCCGGCGGCCCGCCCGGGAACTCGGGCGGGTGCACCGGCAGCGCGCCCACGGAAGGGATGCCCGGGAGGATGAAGCGGCTGTAGGTGTCCACCGTCTCCGCGAGCGTGGCGTGGCTGTTGTCGTGGAAGTACGGCGCGGTGCGGGCAATGCCGCGCAGGGACGGCACGTCGAAGGACTCGAACTCCGCGGGGTCTCCGCTGATCAACGCGCGTCCGGGGTCGGTGGAGTACCACTGGGCCGCGAGCGCGGGGCCCACGATGGGCGCGCCGTTCTCATCCAGCGCGGGGTTGATGTCATCCGGGTCGCCGCTCGCGGTGACGGGGATGGGGGGCAGGTCCGTGACGGCGTGCTGGCGCGTGCCGTCCGTGTAGAAGCGGAAGCGGTACTGGGGGAAGTCGACGGACGTGTTGTAGAGGGGCACGACGCCGCGCTGACCCAGGTAGGTCATGTATGCGTAGCCGGCGTTGAGGAACTCGCTGTGCGGGCGGGGTACGCGCACGGGTTCGGCCGTGCCGCCGGGCGTGACGGTGTACTGGATGTTGCCGTCGGGCTTGAGCGCGTAGAAGAGCGCGTCGTGCGTGGCGCGGTTCACGACGCGGTTGCGCGTGCGGTCGCCGTGGCAGGCCTCGCAGGCCAGGTTGTAGACGTCGCGGCCGCGCCGCTCGGACGCGTCGAGCAGGAGCAGGGCGTCCGGATCCGGGATGGCGCTCAAGGGCCAGCCGCGCTCCAGCAACTCCGAAACGAAGCGGGCGCGAGGGGAGCTGAACACGCCGCGCTCGAACGCGGCGATGCGCTGGAGCACGGCCGGAGCCACCGTGCCGCCCTGGCTGTGGCTGGTGACGGCGCTCTGGGCCTGGGTGACCAGGTCGGTTTCGCGGCCGTCGAACTGGAAGGGGCCGGAGAAGCCGGTGTCGGCGATGCTCGGCACGCCGCGCCAGACGGACACCTTGCGGTCCGGGGCGGTGATGACGTTCCCCTGAACGTCGATGACGTCCATGTTCGCGGGGAGGGGGAGCACCACGCGCACCAGGCCCTTCTTCAGGTGCTCGTAGGTGGGCACGGGGGCGGCCGGGTCATCCGCGTCGATGCGGTTGAACAGCGGATCCGCGGGGCTCCGGGCCCAGAGCGCCTCCACGTGCGCGGGCTTGAGCGCGGTGTCGTCCGCGAACACGTGGCACGTCGCGCAGGAGCGCCCGTTGGTGCCGGGCAGGGCCTCCTGGAAGTGCTTCCTGCCGGCGGCCGCCTGGGCCACGGACGCCAACTCCGCCTGGGACGTCGCGGGCCCGGCGGTGGCTTCCACGTTGGCCGCGGTGTCGGTGCAGCCCGCGAGTCCGGCGAGCGCGAAGGCGCCCAGGGTGCTCGCGATGAGTCGATGACCTGCCATGTGTTCCCCTCCCGGTTGCTGCGATGGGAGGGGAACACCGCGCGCCCCGTTTTGTGTCACCGCGAAGGCGCGCGGGGGGGAATGCCGTCAGTCCTTCCGGAGCCAATTTGGCCGGTGCTCGAACGTCCGCGGCTGGAGCTCCCGGAGCAGATGCTTGAAGACGTCCTCCCAGGCGGTGAAGGCCCGGAAGAAGACGCACGTCAGGCAGAAGACGAAGGGCGTGCGCACAGCCGTGCGGATCAACATCAGCTTCGTGGGGGAGCTATCCGCGGGGATGTGCTCCGTCACCCGAAACGCGACCCACAAGAGGCCAACGAGAACCGGGACAAGCAGGGTGGCGACGAAAGCGTCAACGAGAGGCGCGCGAAAGCGGAGGTCGGTAGGGAGAGGCATGCGGCTCACACGCAGGTTGGAGTGAAGGCAGGCACCGGGCGGCACGACTGACCGCCCCGTGCGGTTTGACTGTCAAAGCGGGGGTGAAGCTCAGGACTTGCGGCGGCGGGCGCGCGCCATCAGGCCCGCGAGCAGCGCGCCCACCCACATGGCCGGAGCAGGGGACGTGGCGCCGCATCCCAGTCCGCCGCCGAGCATCTCGTCGTAGGGCGTGCCGCCAATCACTCCGGGGTCGTTCGGATTCTGACCACCGCCGGTGCCCGGGCCCGGGTCCGTGGTGCCGCCGCCATCGGTGTTGCCGCCGTTGCCGGTGCCGCCGTCGGAGTTGCCGCCGGTGCCGCCGTCGGAGTTGCCGCCGGTGCCGCCGTCAGTGCCCGTGCCGCCGTCAGTGCCACCGCCGGCAGGGGTCATCTCCCACGTGTAGGTCGCCGCGGCGCCGACGTTGCCGGCTGCGTCCACCGCGCGGACCTGGAGGGTGTGCGTCCCGGGAGCCAGGTTCTCCAGCGTGATGTTCGCCAGGCAGTCCTGGAACTCCAGCCCGTCCACGCTGCACTGGAACGTGGCCAGCACCTCATTCGCCTCGAAGCCGAAGGAGGCCACGGTTCCGGCCAGCACCGGCGGCGGCGACGTCACCACTGAAGCCACCGGCGCCACCGTGTCCACCCTCCAGGTGTGCACGGCCGGCGTCAGGTCCGGCACCCCGTTGGGCGCGACGGCGAACACGCTGAACACGTGCACGCCATCCGCCAGGCCCTGATACGCCGCCGGGTCGGTGCAGGGCGTCGCGAACAGCGCGTCCAGGTTGCACCGGAAGGTGGCGCCCGCGTGCTCCGACGTGAAGGCGAAGTTGGCGCTGCTGCTCGGGCTGAACAGCGGCGGGCCCGCCACGATGCGCGTGTCCGCACCCGTGGTGTCCAGCGTGAAGGAGACGGTCACGGGCAGGCTGGAGTTGCCCGCCGCGTCCGTGGCCGACGCCGTCAGGAAGTGCACCCCGTCCACCAGCGTGCCCGGCACCGCGACCGTCCACTGGCCCGCGACATCCACCTCCGCCGTGCCCACCAGGACGCCGTCGATCATCAGGCGCACCACCGACCCGGGCTCACCCCGGCCGCTCACCTCCGAAGGCGAGACGGCCACCGTCGCGCCCGGCGTCACCGACGTCACCCGCGGAATCGCCGGCGCCACCGTGTCCACCGTCCAGGAGTAGGTCGTGGCCTCCGTCTCCTGGTTGCCCGCGGCGTCCCGGGCGCGAACCGCCAGCGTGTGCGGCCCGTCCGCCAGCAGGAGCGTCAGGTACGGCGAAGCGCACGGCAGGGCCAGGCCGCTGTCCAGCGCGCAGGTGAACGTGGAGTTCGGCTCCGAGGACTTGAAGGCGAACGTCGAAATCAGGGCGTTGGTGAAGGCCGGCGGCGTGGACGTGAAGGTCGTCTTCGGCGGCGTGAGGTCGATCGTCCACGAGTAGGCCGCCGGCGTGGGGTCCGTCAGCAGCCCGAGCAGGTCCTTGGAGCGCACCAGGAACTGGTGCGGGCCCTCGGCCAGGTTCGTGAAGTCGCGAGGCGTGCCACACGCCACGAAGTGGTCGTTGTCCAGCGCGCACTGGTACGACACCAGCAGCGCCGACGAGCCGAACGTGAAGCGCGCCGTCGTCTGTACGGTGGAGAGCGCCGGGCCGCTGAAGATGACCGTCTCCGGCCCCAGGGCCAGGATGCTGAACTGCACGCTCGCCGCGGGGCCCGTCTGGCCCGCGAGGTTGGTGCTCACCGCCACCAGCGAGTGCACCCCGTTGGACAGGAACTCCAGCAGGGACGGCGTGTAGCTCCAACGGCCATTCAGATCCGCCGTCACCGTCGCGGCGATCTTCCCATCCAGGGTCAGCGTCACCTTCGCGCCGACCTCCGCGGTGCCGCTGTAGAACGGCAGCGCGGTGGACAGCAGCACCCCCAGCGTAGGGGTCAGGATGACGGGCGCCGCGGGGGGCACGTCAGGAAGCGCCGCGGCCAGCTGGCCCGGAGACACGGCGGTGGTGAGAGGCGACGCTTCGGCGGTCGCACGCGTATTCAGGCAAAGCGCGGCCAGGGCCCCCACGAGGAGGCGATAGGAAGAGGTAGTCATTGAGTTTCCGGGAAAGAAGGATGCTGTGAAAGAGTTGTGAAAGGGATTGGGCCGCGGCTCAGTCGCGCGAGACGTGGCCGGAGGTGGGCTCCGACTCGATGTGGAACTCCACGCGGCGATTGAGCTCACGGCCGGACGAGGTGTCATTGGACGCGACGGGAGCGTCCGGGCCACGGCCGGCGGCCATCAGCCGGTCCGCCGGGACACCGCGCATCGCCAGGCACTGGACGACCGCGGAGGCGCGTTGCTGGGACAGCGTCCGGTTGGTCTCCGGACGGCCGCGCGAATCCGTGTGGCCCTCCACCAGGATGTGTTTCAGCTCCGGGTGGCTGATGAGCACCTTCGCCACCTGGTCCAGCAGGTTGAACGAACGCGGCAGCACGCGCGCCTTGCCAGAGGCGAAGTAGACCTTCTCGCGGATCTCCAGCCGGTCCTGGGTGATGACCACCAGCTGCTTCTGCTTCGCCGGGCAGCCCTGGTTCGACGCGGGACCGGCCACCATCGGGCAGTTGTCCACTACGTCCGCCACGGCGTCGCCGTCGTTGTCCGCCTCCGGGCAGCCATCATCGTCTAGGAAGCCGTCGCGGTCCTCGGGGTCCACCGGGCAGTGGTCCTTGGCGTTGGCCACGCCGTCGTTGTCGTCATCCAGGTCCGGGCACTGCTCCAGCGAATGGCTCTGGTTCGGGGCGCACACGTCCACCACCGCCACCGGCGGGGCCACCGGAGCCGGCTCCGGAGCTTCGGTGACCACCACCGGGGCGGGTGCGGGCGTGGGGGGAAGGGCTTCCGCGATGCGGGGACGCATCACCGGCTGGACCGCCTGGAGCGCGGACACCGACAGGCCGGCCATCACGCGGAAGGCGGGCGTGCCCGGCGCGGTGCCCAGGCCGGGGCCGCCCAGCGCGAACACCTCCATCCGGGAGCCCAGCGCGTAGCGGCCGCCCGCCAGCAGCTCCATGGGCATGGGGCTGTCCGTCAGGGGGACCGCGGAGCGCAGGCCCAGCTCACCGCGCAGCTTGTGGCCCGTGGTGGCCACGGTGGCCGCCCAGGGCAGCTCCGAGCCGACCGCGTTCGAACCCACCGCCGTGCGGTTGCGCAGCCGGACGCCCGCCTCCAGGCCCAGCACCACCAGACCCACCGTGCGGCCTGCGGACACGCGCGGCGTCACGTCCCAGCCGCCGCTGCCCTGGAGCGCGTCCTTGTTGCCCACGGGCAGGCCCACCGCCAGCTCCGCCGCCAGTGACACCGGCGCGGACGCTTCATCCAGGAGCCCCAGCCGGCCCTGCAACACCGGCGTCCCCAGGCCCCACGACGAGGGGGACGTCATGCCCACGTTGGAGAACCCGCGCGTGCCCTGGTGGGCCATGAGGGGGAGGATGGCGCCCACCTCGAACCGCTTGCTCACCGTATAGGTGCCCGCCAGCTGCACTTGCGTACGCGACCCGACGAGCGAGTCCATCCGCTCTCCATCGCGGTAGAGCGTGAGCGGCGAGCGCTCGTAGTGCGCCGCCAGGGCCAGGCGCAGCTCACCGGGCTCGCGCAGGCTGCCTGCCGCCGTGCCGAGCGCGGCGCGCGACGTGGGGTTGAGGCTCAGCCGCTCCAGGTCGAAAGCAGGGGCGGTGGTCGAGGCGGCGCTGGCCAGGGAGGGCAGCAGGGCCAGGGTGGACAACAAACGAAGGCGGGTCGGCAGGAGCATTGAGGTTCGGAACATCTGGCTCTCGTGATGTGGCGGGTCGGGCTGGCGACAGGGGGAACGAAAGCTGGACGGGCGAGATGCGGATTTGTGAGGGATTGATTTCTGGAGATTTGTTGGGACCGCCAGGGCAGCTCTTGAGCCTGGTTTTGCCGCTTGTCGCGGAGGCAATCGCAAGCAGTGAAACAGCCGCATTGCTGGAGTGTGACTGGATTCGGGGGCTCGCGGAGCACCTGGCGGGGCGCCTTGTCTGGATTCAAGAACCAGGATCTGGAAACTGGACAGCCTGCCGGCCCAAGAGGGAGGCGGCACGCTGTCCTGCCGCCACCACCTGTGCCGGATGGTCCTTGAAAGGTTCGACTCGGACGTTCTGCCGCCGTCCTGGCTCGGAACGGTGTGAATCCGCCTTCGCTCAGGGCACGCTTGCGCCCACACCAGGAGCGAAGGGGACCATGGACATCATCCGCAACGACAAGCAGGGCGCGAAGGTGAAGCTGGAGCGCACCCCCACGGGACCGCCGAAGAAGACGGACAAGGAGGTGGCCAAGACGGAGTTCGACGTGCTGGGCGAGGAGCTGTTCGATCTTCAGGACCTGCTGTGGGGCGCGAAGATGAACTCCGTCCTCATCGTCCTGCAGGGGCGCGACACCGCCGGCAAGGACGGCACCATCAAGCACGTGGTGGGCAGCCTCAATCCGCGCGGGGTGAGCGTCATCTCCTTTGGGGTGCCCAGCACGGAGGAGCGGGAGCACGACTTCCTCTGGCGCGTGCACTGCAAGACCCCGCGCCTGGGCGAGTTCTCCATCTTCAACCGCTCCCACTATGAAGATGTGCTCGTGGCGCGGGTGAACAACCTGGTGCCCAAGGAACTCTGGAAGGTGCGCTACCAGCACATCCGCGACTTCGAGACCCTGCTCACGGAGCACGGCACCATCGTCCTCAAGTTCTTCCTCCACATCAGCCAGGAGGAGCAGGAGAAGCGGCTGCTGGCGCGCGAGGAGGAGCCGCGCAAGGCGTGGAAGATCGCCGCGGGCGACTGGGAGGACCGCAAGCACTGGGCGGACTACACGCGCGCCTATGAGGATGTCTTCGCCCTCACGTCCACCGAGCAGGCGCCCTGGCACCTGGTGCCCTCGGACGCCAAGTGGTACCGCAACCTGGTGGTGGCCCGCGCCGTGGCGGAGGCCCTGCGCCCCTACCGTGAAACCTGGCAGGCCCGGCTGGACGAGGTGGGCAAGCAGAAGAAAGCGGAGCTTCGCGCCTGGCGTAAGAAGCGCTGACCCGGCCGTGACATGGGGATGGGACAACGCTCGCGGTCATCCGTCCCGGTGTGTCGCCGGGCGGGCACCGCCGGAGCCCTGTCCCCATGGAACGAACCGCGTCGCCATCGAGCAAGGACCTCATTGCCCGCACGCGTCCCTACGCGGCCCAGGACACCGCGCGCTCCCTCTGGGCGCTCGGCTCCACCTACGCCGCGCTCGTGGGCGCGGTGGTGCTGGCGGTGGCCGCGCCCTGGTGGCCCCTGCGCATCGTGGGCGGCCTCATTGAAGCGCTGGTGCTCATCCGCTGCTTCATCCTCTTCCACGACGCGATGCACGGGGCGCTCCTGCCGAAGTCCCGGTGGGCCAAGGCGCTCTTCCAGGTGCAGGGGCTGCTCACGCTCACCCCGTCGCGCATCTGGAATGACACGCACAACCATCACCACGCCAACACCGCCCGTATCGCGGCGGATTCGGCGGGCACCTTCGCCACCTGGACCACGGAGCAATGGCGCAAGGCCACCGGCGCACAGCGCCTGGGCTACGTGGTGGAGCGCCACCCGGTGACGCAGCTGTTCGGCTACTTCACCGCGTTCCTCTACAGCCTGTGCCTCCAGCCGTTCGTGAAGAACCCGAAGCGCTACTGGACGTCCGGGCTGGCGCTGGGCGTGCACGTGGCCCTGTCCGCGGCTGTCTGGCATGGGTTTGGCCTGGGCGTCTATCTCACGGCCTTCCTGGGGCCGCTGTTCGCCGCGTACGCGCTGGGCACGTACCTGTTCTACGCGCAGCACAACTTCGACGAGGTGGCCATCCTGCCGGAGGCGTCGTGGAGCCATGCGGACGCGGCGCTGGAGGCCAGCAGCTACATGCGCTTCGGGCCGGTGATGGAGTGGTTCACGGGCAACATCGGCTACCACCACGTCCACCACCTCAACCCGCGCATCCCGTTCTACCGGCTGCCGGAGGCGATGGCGTCCATCCCGGAGCTCCAGGGGCCGCACGTCACCACGCTCACGCTGAAGGACATCGTGGGGTGCCTGCGGCTGAACCTGTGGGATCCGTCGCTGAAGCGGATGGTGCGCTACCGCGACGTGCAGGTGGCACCGGGCGCCTGAGGATCCTCGGCCCGGCGGGTCCGTTCGGGACCCGCCCGAGGAACCCACCGGGCCGGGGTCTCAAGGCTTCAGCAGCGCGTGCAGGGCGTTGGCGTGGGCCTCCTCTTCGTCGAGGAGTTCCTCCAGCAGCCGCCGCGTGGTGGGGTCGCGTTCCGCGAAGTAGGGGATGAGGTCGCGGTACGACGCGATGGCGACGCGCTCCGCTTCCAGGTTCTCGCGCAGCAGCTCCACCAGCGTCCGCCCTTCGTCGTCCTGGGTGTCACCACTGGACATGAGCCCTCCAAGGTTGAAATCCGGCCGGCCGCCCAGCTGCTGGATGCGCTCGACGAGCCTGAGCGCGTGGTCCTGTTCGTCGCGAGCGTGCAGGCCGAACGCGGCCTTCATCGCCTCGTGACACGCGCCTCCCGCCAACAGGGCGTGGCGCGTGTAGCGCCGCACGCAGACGACCTTGGTCGCCAGTGCGGCGTTGAGCAGCGTGATGCGGACCCCCAGCTCCCCCGGGTCGGTCTCGGACGGCTGCGAATGCGTGTCGGCCATGGCATTGCCCCCGGGCGGCTGCGTGTCCGGAAGCTGGGGGGCCCGGGCGGCGCCGTCCATCCCATCTGCCCCCGCGTGCCGGGAGCGCCGCGCCTGTCCGTCCCGCCCCGG
The sequence above is a segment of the Corallococcus exiguus genome. Coding sequences within it:
- a CDS encoding PPK2 family polyphosphate kinase, yielding MDIIRNDKQGAKVKLERTPTGPPKKTDKEVAKTEFDVLGEELFDLQDLLWGAKMNSVLIVLQGRDTAGKDGTIKHVVGSLNPRGVSVISFGVPSTEEREHDFLWRVHCKTPRLGEFSIFNRSHYEDVLVARVNNLVPKELWKVRYQHIRDFETLLTEHGTIVLKFFLHISQEEQEKRLLAREEEPRKAWKIAAGDWEDRKHWADYTRAYEDVFALTSTEQAPWHLVPSDAKWYRNLVVARAVAEALRPYRETWQARLDEVGKQKKAELRAWRKKR
- a CDS encoding SRPBCC family protein; translation: MHERPEALMAEAYASQLIQAPADVVWDRVGGFDSLPRWHPGVVTSERVTRPDSGPLRRLTTRDGEVYLEARLAYDAHARSYAYEMVEGALPVRDFVAKLRVTPVTATGQTFVEWHATFRLAPGHEGEAAALSQWIREEFFARGLRGLAHTFLPPPPRVSAPELEWRR
- a CDS encoding cytochrome-c peroxidase — its product is MAGHRLIASTLGAFALAGLAGCTDTAANVEATAGPATSQAELASVAQAAAGRKHFQEALPGTNGRSCATCHVFADDTALKPAHVEALWARSPADPLFNRIDADDPAAPVPTYEHLKKGLVRVVLPLPANMDVIDVQGNVITAPDRKVSVWRGVPSIADTGFSGPFQFDGRETDLVTQAQSAVTSHSQGGTVAPAVLQRIAAFERGVFSSPRARFVSELLERGWPLSAIPDPDALLLLDASERRGRDVYNLACEACHGDRTRNRVVNRATHDALFYALKPDGNIQYTVTPGGTAEPVRVPRPHSEFLNAGYAYMTYLGQRGVVPLYNTSVDFPQYRFRFYTDGTRQHAVTDLPPIPVTASGDPDDINPALDENGAPIVGPALAAQWYSTDPGRALISGDPAEFESFDVPSLRGIARTAPYFHDNSHATLAETVDTYSRFILPGIPSVGALPVHPPEFPGGPPESLSPAQKKDLLRFLQRL
- a CDS encoding ferritin-like domain-containing protein → MADTHSQPSETDPGELGVRITLLNAALATKVVCVRRYTRHALLAGGACHEAMKAAFGLHARDEQDHALRLVERIQQLGGRPDFNLGGLMSSGDTQDDEGRTLVELLRENLEAERVAIASYRDLIPYFAERDPTTRRLLEELLDEEEAHANALHALLKP
- a CDS encoding fatty acid desaturase family protein — translated: MERTASPSSKDLIARTRPYAAQDTARSLWALGSTYAALVGAVVLAVAAPWWPLRIVGGLIEALVLIRCFILFHDAMHGALLPKSRWAKALFQVQGLLTLTPSRIWNDTHNHHHANTARIAADSAGTFATWTTEQWRKATGAQRLGYVVERHPVTQLFGYFTAFLYSLCLQPFVKNPKRYWTSGLALGVHVALSAAVWHGFGLGVYLTAFLGPLFAAYALGTYLFYAQHNFDEVAILPEASWSHADAALEASSYMRFGPVMEWFTGNIGYHHVHHLNPRIPFYRLPEAMASIPELQGPHVTTLTLKDIVGCLRLNLWDPSLKRMVRYRDVQVAPGA
- a CDS encoding OsmC family protein; protein product: MTSASITEYETRLYWQGDRGAVLTSDHAPPVPIGRPLCSQQDGPVDGRWDPEALLVGAVEGRTLHAFLDAAREAGVGVLFYQSSATARLVSGSPEEAAHFTDLIVRPHVAVGSPREAEDARQLFARLPARCFPSSMLQLTPRIEPVVEVWAHARREEPPAPVENHAPAPIGADAVVPWGSGMRSVEAHADESTDESAHEAGEGAGTEAHA
- a CDS encoding Ig-like domain-containing protein; translation: MTTSSYRLLVGALAALCLNTRATAEASPLTTAVSPGQLAAALPDVPPAAPVILTPTLGVLLSTALPFYSGTAEVGAKVTLTLDGKIAATVTADLNGRWSYTPSLLEFLSNGVHSLVAVSTNLAGQTGPAASVQFSILALGPETVIFSGPALSTVQTTARFTFGSSALLVSYQCALDNDHFVACGTPRDFTNLAEGPHQFLVRSKDLLGLLTDPTPAAYSWTIDLTPPKTTFTSTPPAFTNALISTFAFKSSEPNSTFTCALDSGLALPCASPYLTLLLADGPHTLAVRARDAAGNQETEATTYSWTVDTVAPAIPRVTSVTPGATVAVSPSEVSGRGEPGSVVRLMIDGVLVGTAEVDVAGQWTVAVPGTLVDGVHFLTASATDAAGNSSLPVTVSFTLDTTGADTRIVAGPPLFSPSSSANFAFTSEHAGATFRCNLDALFATPCTDPAAYQGLADGVHVFSVFAVAPNGVPDLTPAVHTWRVDTVAPVASVVTSPPPVLAGTVASFGFEANEVLATFQCSVDGLEFQDCLANITLENLAPGTHTLQVRAVDAAGNVGAAATYTWEMTPAGGGTDGGTGTDGGTGGNSDGGTGGNSDGGTGNGGNTDGGGTTDPGPGTGGGQNPNDPGVIGGTPYDEMLGGGLGCGATSPAPAMWVGALLAGLMARARRRKS
- a CDS encoding OmpA family protein — encoded protein: MFRTSMLLPTRLRLLSTLALLPSLASAASTTAPAFDLERLSLNPTSRAALGTAAGSLREPGELRLALAAHYERSPLTLYRDGERMDSLVGSRTQVQLAGTYTVSKRFEVGAILPLMAHQGTRGFSNVGMTSPSSWGLGTPVLQGRLGLLDEASAPVSLAAELAVGLPVGNKDALQGSGGWDVTPRVSAGRTVGLVVLGLEAGVRLRNRTAVGSNAVGSELPWAATVATTGHKLRGELGLRSAVPLTDSPMPMELLAGGRYALGSRMEVFALGGPGLGTAPGTPAFRVMAGLSVSALQAVQPVMRPRIAEALPPTPAPAPVVVTEAPEPAPVAPPVAVVDVCAPNQSHSLEQCPDLDDDNDGVANAKDHCPVDPEDRDGFLDDDGCPEADNDGDAVADVVDNCPMVAGPASNQGCPAKQKQLVVITQDRLEIREKVYFASGKARVLPRSFNLLDQVAKVLISHPELKHILVEGHTDSRGRPETNRTLSQQRASAVVQCLAMRGVPADRLMAAGRGPDAPVASNDTSSGRELNRRVEFHIESEPTSGHVSRD